The following are encoded in a window of Prevotella melaninogenica genomic DNA:
- a CDS encoding bifunctional metallophosphatase/5'-nucleotidase: MKRNILLITFCFLTVLAFGQDKQLTILHTNDAHSQIYPLNTNLADTMKAGRGGFVRRVAMIKEERKKQPDLLLFDSGDFSQGSPYYTMFKGDVEVGLMNQMHYDAATIGNHEFDFGMDNMIRLFKMAKFPIVCANYDFTGTPLQGLVKPYVILKRNGLKIGVFGLAPKLDGLVVKANYGPIVYNDPVACAQKVINELKAKKCDLIICISHLGWNIEGVSDEEVIAGTRGLDLVLGGHSHTYLTKLEYVKDLDGKMVGDDQNGKHAIYVGKLVLDMKKKK, translated from the coding sequence ATGAAAAGAAATATATTATTGATTACTTTCTGCTTCCTAACTGTTCTCGCTTTCGGTCAGGATAAGCAGTTAACAATTCTGCATACCAACGATGCGCATAGTCAGATCTATCCGCTTAACACAAATCTTGCAGACACGATGAAGGCTGGGCGAGGCGGTTTCGTGCGCCGTGTGGCTATGATTAAAGAAGAGAGAAAGAAGCAACCTGACTTGCTACTCTTTGATAGTGGCGACTTCTCACAAGGCTCACCTTATTACACAATGTTCAAGGGTGATGTTGAAGTGGGACTGATGAATCAGATGCACTATGACGCTGCTACGATTGGTAACCATGAGTTCGACTTTGGTATGGACAATATGATTCGCCTCTTTAAGATGGCTAAGTTCCCTATTGTATGTGCTAATTACGATTTCACTGGTACGCCACTTCAGGGTTTGGTGAAGCCTTATGTTATCTTGAAACGTAATGGTTTAAAGATAGGTGTCTTCGGTCTTGCTCCTAAGTTGGATGGTTTGGTAGTGAAAGCTAACTATGGTCCAATTGTTTATAACGACCCTGTCGCTTGTGCACAGAAGGTTATCAACGAATTAAAGGCAAAGAAGTGCGACCTTATTATCTGTATCTCTCACCTTGGTTGGAACATAGAAGGGGTCAGTGATGAGGAGGTTATTGCTGGAACTCGTGGTCTTGACCTTGTATTGGGTGGTCACTCACATACCTATCTTACAAAGTTAGAGTACGTGAAAGACCTTGACGGCAAGATGGTTGGCGACGATCAGAATGGTAAGCATGCTATTTATGTAGGTAAGTTGGTGCTTGATATGAAGAAGAAAAAATAA
- a CDS encoding acid phosphatase, protein MKKSLFVSMVMLFVGMTVNAQDYKKQSFIPEAAMPDAGIYLPAPPDTASYQFDYDFRQYWWGRKMREDKERAAQAKFDANFDVDSVLVGFAPSFGLLITPEKTPETYKLMCMIGIDGNHAVDRAKAKYMRKRPFAQFHEHTLQPQFEAELINNGSYPSGHTCRGWIFGLTLTELNPSRGNEIMKHAYEYGQSRVICGYHYQSDVDAGRLCASVGFAAVQSSDAFQKQMAKAKKEIAKVLATNKH, encoded by the coding sequence ATGAAAAAGAGTTTGTTCGTTAGCATGGTTATGCTGTTCGTCGGCATGACTGTCAATGCGCAGGATTACAAAAAACAATCGTTCATACCAGAAGCAGCTATGCCAGATGCAGGTATCTACCTCCCAGCTCCACCTGACACAGCATCTTATCAATTTGATTATGACTTCCGTCAGTATTGGTGGGGTCGAAAGATGAGAGAAGACAAAGAACGTGCTGCACAAGCAAAGTTCGACGCCAACTTCGATGTTGATTCTGTTCTCGTAGGCTTTGCTCCTTCTTTTGGTTTGCTTATCACACCAGAAAAGACACCAGAGACCTACAAACTCATGTGCATGATAGGTATTGATGGCAACCATGCTGTCGACCGTGCTAAAGCTAAATATATGCGTAAACGTCCGTTTGCACAGTTCCATGAGCATACACTTCAACCTCAGTTTGAGGCAGAGTTGATTAACAACGGCTCTTATCCTTCAGGTCATACCTGTCGTGGTTGGATCTTCGGATTGACACTCACAGAGCTGAATCCATCACGTGGTAACGAGATTATGAAGCACGCTTACGAGTATGGTCAGAGCCGAGTAATCTGTGGCTATCACTATCAGAGCGATGTCGATGCAGGCCGTCTTTGTGCAAGTGTAGGCTTTGCTGCCGTACAATCATCTGATGCTTTCCAAAAGCAAATGGCAAAGGCTAAGAAAGAAATAGCCAAGGTGCTTGCAACAAATAAGCATTAA
- a CDS encoding TonB-dependent receptor gives MKKETIYLSLAMLAMATTPCNAQSEEIKDSTQHLEEVTISTTRMPEIKQNAAATVTIIDQKQIAEMSKSAPDITHLLGMLTPGMALSSNTTSSRAQSLRGRSALILIDGIPQSTPLRSTDRDIRTIDIAAIDHIEVVKGSTALYGNGAIGGLINIITKKNTTSKAVAGETTLSGSTYNFFRHGKGQGYRINQQVYGRVGQFDYLVNGAFGRTGSAIDGDGKFISPRYGLGDTYTTNVLVNLGYSLSPKNRIELMYNFYRSLQDTKLIPFGGKYLQSPSIGIIGNKDPQAVDEGTRYNHNAYLKFTSKDIFKHTDLEASVYGSGIYTIFDFRKANPAQPRWEETSGQSAVKDRKFGFRTQFNTRLIFSENAFAHLAYGYDYLYNKTSQPLVDGRYWMPWLTSNNHAPFVQMKTTLWQHLNVKLGGRYDFINVNVPDYDVLRNKLSDPQVQVKGGKLKYNNMSFNVGVSYNKYPAFQPFVAYSQGFSIFDLGRTLRAAKADVLSKISTEPVKTNNYEVGVYSDINHWLQLNGSVFYTYSKLGSDLKIENGFWVVNRTPQKVYGVELSADAQILRNLKAGANFSWFEGKLKSATGDWDTYMSNISIPAAKLAMYVNYAPVKNTYLQLQYMHTGKRDRFTPNASGVYKEGEGIVNRINLLNLTAGVKMKVCDLSLAVSNLLNYTYYTPASMMMARNAEYAHADGRKITLTAVFKY, from the coding sequence ATGAAGAAAGAAACAATTTATCTATCTCTCGCAATGCTTGCAATGGCAACAACACCTTGTAATGCACAATCAGAAGAGATTAAAGACTCCACACAACATCTCGAAGAAGTAACAATCAGCACCACACGTATGCCTGAAATAAAGCAGAATGCGGCTGCTACAGTTACTATTATTGACCAAAAGCAAATAGCAGAAATGAGCAAATCGGCTCCCGATATCACCCATCTCTTGGGCATGCTCACGCCTGGTATGGCTCTATCAAGTAATACTACAAGCTCGCGTGCACAATCACTTCGTGGAAGAAGTGCACTCATCTTGATTGATGGTATACCTCAATCAACTCCTTTACGTTCAACAGACCGCGATATCCGAACCATAGATATCGCTGCTATTGACCATATAGAAGTGGTAAAAGGATCTACCGCTCTCTATGGTAATGGTGCTATCGGAGGATTGATAAACATCATAACTAAGAAGAATACCACCAGCAAGGCTGTAGCTGGAGAGACGACTCTCTCGGGTTCAACTTACAACTTCTTCCGTCACGGAAAAGGGCAAGGTTATCGCATCAACCAGCAAGTTTATGGTCGTGTGGGTCAGTTTGATTATCTCGTAAATGGGGCTTTTGGACGTACAGGCAGTGCTATTGATGGTGATGGAAAGTTTATCTCTCCACGCTACGGACTCGGTGATACCTATACAACAAACGTACTTGTTAACCTCGGTTATTCCCTATCTCCAAAGAACAGAATCGAATTAATGTATAATTTTTATCGTAGTTTGCAAGACACGAAATTGATTCCTTTCGGTGGAAAATACCTCCAGAGTCCTTCTATTGGTATCATTGGTAATAAGGATCCACAGGCAGTTGATGAGGGAACAAGATACAATCACAATGCTTACCTCAAGTTTACTTCAAAGGATATCTTCAAACATACCGACTTAGAAGCATCTGTTTATGGTTCAGGGATATATACTATCTTCGACTTCCGTAAGGCTAACCCAGCACAGCCAAGATGGGAAGAAACAAGCGGACAGTCGGCTGTTAAGGATCGTAAGTTTGGTTTCCGCACCCAGTTTAATACTCGACTTATATTCTCTGAGAATGCTTTTGCACATTTAGCTTATGGTTATGACTATCTCTACAACAAGACATCACAACCTTTGGTAGATGGTAGATACTGGATGCCATGGCTGACAAGTAACAACCATGCGCCCTTTGTTCAAATGAAGACTACGCTCTGGCAGCACCTTAACGTCAAACTTGGAGGACGTTATGACTTCATTAATGTGAACGTACCAGACTATGATGTATTGCGTAATAAGCTCTCCGACCCACAGGTTCAGGTCAAGGGTGGAAAGCTAAAGTATAATAATATGTCTTTTAATGTGGGTGTTTCTTATAACAAATATCCTGCTTTTCAACCCTTCGTAGCCTACTCTCAGGGCTTCTCAATCTTTGATTTAGGTCGTACCCTACGCGCTGCTAAGGCGGATGTTCTCTCTAAGATATCAACAGAACCTGTAAAAACAAACAACTACGAGGTGGGTGTTTACTCTGATATTAACCATTGGTTGCAGTTGAATGGATCTGTTTTCTACACCTATTCTAAGCTTGGAAGTGACCTCAAGATAGAGAATGGTTTCTGGGTAGTCAACCGTACTCCACAGAAGGTGTATGGTGTTGAGTTGAGTGCAGATGCACAAATTCTCCGTAACTTAAAGGCTGGTGCTAACTTCTCATGGTTCGAAGGTAAGCTCAAATCAGCTACTGGTGATTGGGACACATACATGTCGAACATTTCCATTCCAGCTGCTAAGTTGGCAATGTATGTCAACTATGCTCCAGTCAAGAACACCTATCTCCAACTGCAATACATGCACACCGGTAAACGTGACAGATTTACTCCTAATGCATCAGGAGTATATAAGGAGGGTGAAGGTATCGTAAATCGTATCAACTTACTAAACCTTACTGCAGGCGTAAAGATGAAGGTTTGTGACTTAAGTTTGGCTGTATCCAACTTATTGAACTACACTTATTACACACCAGCATCTATGATGATGGCACGTAATGCAGAGTATGCACATGCTGATGGACGCAAGATAACACTCACAGCAGTGTTCAAGTATTAA
- a CDS encoding 5'-nucleotidase C-terminal domain-containing protein, producing MYKKTVYLSGLTALLALTGCASHYELAGIQRTRVLVDNRYDATPDAGAAKFMEPFKHKVDSVMGPVVGEVDHDMVAHRPESDLSNLLADIMVWAARDYNEKVDFGVYNMGGIRAALSKGKITFGDVLDIAPFENKICFVTLSGEKLLELFSQMAHTGGEAVSHGVELVFTRDHKLKSARLHGKEIDPKASYRIATLDYLAQGNDKMEAFKSATSVVSPQESSNNTRFIIMNYFKEQTAQGKVVNAHTEGRIRVE from the coding sequence ATGTATAAAAAAACGGTTTATCTGTCTGGATTAACAGCATTACTGGCGTTGACGGGCTGTGCTTCTCATTATGAGTTAGCTGGCATTCAGCGTACACGTGTGCTGGTTGATAATCGATATGATGCTACTCCTGATGCTGGGGCAGCAAAGTTTATGGAACCATTTAAGCACAAGGTTGATTCGGTGATGGGACCTGTTGTGGGCGAGGTTGACCACGACATGGTGGCACACCGCCCAGAGAGCGATCTCTCTAATCTGTTGGCAGACATCATGGTGTGGGCTGCACGCGATTATAATGAGAAGGTTGACTTTGGTGTTTATAATATGGGTGGTATCCGTGCAGCCCTTTCTAAGGGTAAGATTACCTTTGGTGACGTGTTGGATATTGCACCTTTCGAGAACAAAATTTGCTTCGTAACACTTTCTGGTGAGAAACTTTTAGAGCTGTTCTCACAGATGGCTCATACTGGTGGTGAGGCTGTTAGCCATGGTGTAGAACTTGTTTTCACACGCGACCATAAGCTAAAGTCAGCACGTTTGCATGGTAAGGAGATTGATCCAAAGGCAAGTTATCGTATTGCTACGCTTGATTACTTGGCACAGGGAAATGATAAGATGGAGGCGTTTAAGTCTGCAACAAGTGTTGTTTCACCACAAGAAAGCAGTAACAACACACGTTTCATCATTATGAATTATTTCAAGGAGCAGACAGCTCAAGGTAAGGTAGTTAATGCTCACACAGAAGGACGTATCCGCGTGGAATAA
- the rplS gene encoding 50S ribosomal protein L19, with protein sequence MDLIKVAEEAFATGKQFPEFKAGDTITVAYKIVEGNKHRIQLYRGVVIKISGHGEKKRFTVRKMSGTIGVERIFPIESPNIDSIEVNKRGKVRRAKLYYLRELTGKAARIKEKRTVVAEK encoded by the coding sequence ATGGATTTAATTAAAGTTGCTGAAGAAGCATTTGCAACCGGCAAGCAGTTCCCAGAGTTCAAGGCTGGTGACACTATCACTGTCGCTTACAAAATCGTCGAGGGTAACAAGCATCGTATTCAGCTCTACCGTGGCGTAGTTATCAAGATTTCTGGTCATGGTGAGAAGAAGCGTTTCACAGTTCGTAAGATGTCAGGCACCATCGGTGTTGAGCGTATCTTCCCAATCGAGTCACCAAACATCGATTCTATCGAGGTGAACAAGCGCGGTAAGGTTCGTCGTGCGAAACTCTACTACCTCCGTGAACTCACAGGTAAGGCTGCACGCATCAAGGAGAAGAGAACTGTTGTTGCAGAGAAGTAA